Proteins encoded in a region of the Streptomyces sp. Sge12 genome:
- a CDS encoding integrase: MTLASETAREAAVEAADPAAAERIRLVERWAERHGIDAAHRLAAAEDLADAIAVAIVPDNTVDTYKKSWRVWTRFCAAAGLPDREGSRGALVAFVAWMLREGQQNGRGYAPSSADTHLAAAVIGLRERGVAVSGDDQAAARKALAGLEVKLLQAGERRGRGQAVGADVEGLYAIARSCPDTLAGDRDKALVLTGFHYASRSQDPAGLQKGDVTLHPRGLVVAVLTGKTKHSVRNAKIGYAQDPEICPVRAYATYRERLVAEHGPRWADPSTPAFVGIDRHGHITGGLVPDSVTRAVKRISARAGVPISWTGHSLRIGLASTGRKKGKDGIAIADQGGWARHSRSLLGYMQREDGWDDNASVGLT, from the coding sequence GTGACCCTGGCCTCCGAGACCGCCCGGGAGGCCGCCGTCGAGGCGGCAGACCCGGCGGCCGCCGAGCGGATCCGGCTCGTCGAGCGCTGGGCCGAGCGCCACGGCATCGACGCCGCCCACCGCCTGGCCGCCGCCGAGGACCTCGCCGACGCGATCGCCGTGGCGATCGTCCCGGACAACACCGTCGACACCTACAAGAAGTCGTGGCGGGTCTGGACCCGGTTCTGCGCCGCCGCCGGCCTTCCCGACCGGGAGGGCTCCCGCGGCGCCCTGGTCGCCTTCGTGGCCTGGATGCTGCGCGAGGGCCAGCAGAACGGGAGGGGCTACGCACCGAGCTCCGCCGACACCCACCTCGCCGCCGCCGTCATCGGCCTGCGCGAGCGGGGCGTCGCCGTCAGCGGCGACGACCAGGCCGCGGCCCGCAAGGCCCTGGCCGGCCTGGAGGTCAAGCTGCTGCAGGCCGGGGAGCGGCGCGGCCGCGGCCAAGCGGTCGGCGCCGACGTCGAGGGGCTGTATGCCATCGCCCGCTCCTGCCCCGACACCCTCGCCGGGGACCGGGACAAGGCCCTCGTCCTCACCGGCTTCCACTACGCCTCGCGCTCCCAGGACCCCGCCGGCCTCCAGAAGGGCGACGTCACCCTGCACCCGCGCGGCCTGGTCGTCGCCGTCCTCACCGGCAAGACGAAGCACTCCGTCCGCAACGCCAAGATCGGCTACGCCCAGGACCCGGAGATCTGCCCGGTCCGCGCCTACGCCACCTACCGCGAGCGGCTCGTCGCCGAACACGGACCACGCTGGGCAGACCCCTCCACCCCGGCCTTCGTCGGCATCGACCGCCACGGCCACATCACCGGCGGCCTGGTCCCCGACTCGGTCACCCGCGCCGTCAAGCGCATCTCCGCCCGCGCCGGCGTGCCGATCTCCTGGACCGGCCACTCCCTGCGCATCGGCCTCGCCTCCACCGGCCGCAAGAAGGGCAAGGACGGCATCGCCATTGCCGACCAAGGGGGCTGGGCCCGCCACTCCCGCTCCCTGCTCGGATACATGCAGCGCGAAGACGGCTGGGACGACAACGCCTCCGTCGGCCTTACCTGA
- a CDS encoding ricin-type beta-trefoil lectin domain protein produces MDPKERERALLESGSSYKSSITDGNQVSLVKSDGTIDFAACNANTEGHHPKGDVVNRFNFCRWGYNTATKLDGQGRVEGQVRFRETEVGLSVGDARLGRIHVKVTEVVASGIFGVGSGANMTMSVSSDPGRGCGATFGSSTSYKEPVATWNDTYVYYEAESPESWGDQSRIDKKASCEVRSSYKVDATKGATDYSNSVPIEMRFDSAAYLAPYGTKGAIFSWVTPNLTYDYNNKELSRVAEHVYYALENPDGTEPWISTPKKIPGEIWSNTVLHRNYPAFNAQSDQIQKNNRAAKDAACASIPKVDATHECDEFPFASTKEGAGLGDRNFSVRYVPQSHNSKAGGALGKWYGQDRILDGDAFQVLIETGGKLGIGSAIAQHALPAKMAMDVQNFRSGAAVQLWSHWGGANQDFYVNDDSELRVFGNCVDAGSGASGTPLTAKTCTGGPSQKWGRHPTIVGSIVHIPSGLCMDVTAWGTANGTPVMLYSCTGNPNQKWASP; encoded by the coding sequence ATGGACCCAAAAGAGAGGGAGCGAGCTCTGCTCGAGAGCGGTTCAAGTTACAAATCGAGCATTACCGATGGAAATCAGGTATCGCTCGTTAAATCTGACGGGACTATCGACTTTGCGGCATGCAACGCTAATACCGAGGGGCATCACCCCAAGGGAGACGTGGTAAATCGCTTCAATTTCTGCCGATGGGGCTACAACACGGCCACGAAGCTCGATGGGCAAGGGCGGGTAGAAGGGCAGGTTCGCTTCCGAGAGACGGAAGTTGGTCTGTCCGTGGGTGACGCCCGCTTGGGTCGAATTCATGTCAAGGTAACCGAAGTCGTTGCCAGTGGAATATTTGGCGTTGGGTCGGGCGCCAACATGACGATGAGTGTGAGTAGTGATCCAGGTCGCGGTTGCGGAGCAACTTTCGGTTCCTCAACTTCATACAAGGAGCCCGTGGCCACCTGGAACGATACGTATGTCTACTACGAGGCGGAAAGCCCCGAGAGCTGGGGAGATCAGAGTCGCATAGACAAAAAGGCTTCGTGTGAGGTCCGCAGCTCATACAAGGTGGATGCCACTAAGGGGGCTACGGACTACAGCAACAGTGTGCCCATTGAAATGCGTTTCGATTCAGCCGCCTACCTTGCGCCGTACGGCACCAAGGGGGCCATCTTCAGCTGGGTCACCCCCAATCTCACGTATGACTACAACAATAAAGAGCTCAGCCGAGTGGCTGAGCATGTGTATTACGCTCTAGAGAATCCTGATGGCACAGAACCCTGGATCAGCACCCCCAAGAAGATACCGGGGGAAATTTGGAGCAATACGGTACTTCATCGGAATTATCCAGCGTTCAATGCGCAATCTGACCAAATTCAGAAGAATAACAGGGCTGCGAAAGATGCGGCATGTGCCAGTATCCCTAAAGTTGACGCCACCCACGAATGTGATGAATTTCCTTTCGCTTCCACGAAGGAGGGTGCTGGTTTGGGGGATCGGAATTTCTCGGTCCGGTATGTCCCACAGTCGCATAATTCGAAGGCTGGCGGCGCGCTGGGTAAGTGGTACGGGCAAGATCGCATTCTCGATGGTGACGCATTCCAGGTGCTAATCGAAACAGGCGGCAAGTTGGGAATTGGTAGCGCCATTGCTCAGCATGCGCTGCCAGCGAAGATGGCTATGGATGTGCAGAATTTCCGCTCGGGTGCGGCAGTTCAGCTCTGGAGCCACTGGGGCGGGGCGAATCAGGATTTCTACGTTAACGATGATAGCGAATTGCGTGTGTTCGGCAACTGCGTTGACGCCGGTAGCGGTGCGAGTGGAACTCCTTTGACCGCGAAGACGTGCACCGGCGGCCCTAGTCAAAAGTGGGGACGGCATCCCACGATCGTGGGATCCATTGTTCACATTCCAAGCGGATTGTGCATGGATGTGACAGCCTGGGGTACAGCGAATGGAACGCCTGTCATGCTCTACTCATGCACGGGTAATCCGAATCAGAAGTGGGCGTCGCCCTGA
- a CDS encoding DUF4145 domain-containing protein, whose product MLTLLCNWCKHDSVFVRHAAVSTLPSGGGGSTYTYKTITMDQVWPPRTPRELAPEAPSIVREVFAEAALAEAAGAYRLAGIGYRATVEQIVKEKGAAGSNLAQKILALSGMGVPQDIVNAFHEARFVGNDSAHDALAYSAEEIADIAELIHEAVLVLYVQPAQREAMAQQRAARRTAAKQSSR is encoded by the coding sequence ATGCTGACGTTGCTCTGCAACTGGTGCAAGCACGACAGCGTGTTCGTCCGCCACGCTGCCGTCAGTACGCTGCCCAGCGGGGGAGGCGGCTCCACCTACACGTACAAAACGATCACCATGGACCAGGTGTGGCCGCCGCGGACACCGCGAGAACTTGCTCCGGAAGCGCCGTCCATCGTCCGGGAGGTGTTCGCCGAGGCGGCTCTCGCCGAGGCCGCCGGGGCGTACCGGTTGGCCGGGATCGGCTACCGGGCGACGGTCGAGCAGATCGTGAAGGAGAAGGGAGCCGCGGGCAGCAACCTTGCTCAGAAGATCTTGGCTCTGTCCGGGATGGGTGTCCCTCAGGACATCGTGAATGCCTTCCACGAGGCGCGGTTCGTGGGGAACGACTCGGCGCACGACGCGCTCGCCTACTCGGCCGAGGAGATCGCAGACATCGCGGAGCTCATCCACGAAGCCGTCCTCGTGCTCTACGTGCAGCCGGCACAGCGAGAGGCCATGGCGCAGCAGCGGGCCGCTCGCCGTACCGCCGCCAAGCAGTCATCCCGGTAG
- a CDS encoding integrase, with amino-acid sequence MADSQKAVESVVFPAAPTRPEEYDTATRAVLDHIDRQAIRTVSDGRPERTRSGYAQDWASWTKFCAASEVPVLAVTAGTLVMFVEWLWTQPGWKKGTCTAPSTIDRRLSGTVVSARAEHGVRLEEGIARLARNRLKQLVKEMEASGETRGRGQAPPLLVDHLARISAACPDNLMGIRDRALVLMHFAVAGREHELSFNRVRDYAETPAGIQADLRVSKVRPRIVPVPYGSRPSVCPVRTWQAWKDAAALDDPDSPAWLRLHSRRHTVQEGGLSPEGIGDVITRAGERAGIEIRFTGHSPRRGLATSSRLKGHDQIVIAKQGGWAPHSKVLAGYLEVVDQWEDNALLGVL; translated from the coding sequence ATGGCAGACAGTCAGAAGGCAGTTGAATCGGTCGTCTTCCCGGCGGCGCCGACCCGGCCGGAGGAGTACGACACCGCGACCCGCGCCGTACTCGACCACATCGACCGCCAGGCCATCCGGACCGTCTCCGACGGTCGGCCGGAGCGGACCCGATCCGGCTACGCACAGGACTGGGCGAGCTGGACGAAGTTCTGCGCCGCCTCCGAGGTACCGGTGCTCGCCGTCACTGCGGGCACGCTCGTCATGTTCGTGGAGTGGCTCTGGACCCAGCCCGGCTGGAAGAAGGGGACGTGCACCGCGCCCTCGACCATCGACCGGCGCCTGTCCGGCACCGTCGTCTCCGCCCGCGCCGAGCACGGCGTGCGGCTGGAGGAAGGCATCGCCCGCCTCGCCCGCAACCGGCTTAAGCAGCTCGTCAAGGAAATGGAAGCCAGCGGGGAGACCCGCGGCCGCGGCCAGGCCCCGCCGCTACTGGTCGACCACCTGGCGCGGATCAGCGCCGCCTGCCCCGACAACCTCATGGGCATCCGCGACCGAGCCCTGGTCCTCATGCACTTCGCCGTCGCCGGCCGCGAACACGAACTCTCCTTCAACCGGGTCCGCGACTACGCCGAGACCCCCGCCGGCATCCAGGCCGACCTGCGCGTGTCCAAGGTCCGCCCGCGCATCGTCCCGGTCCCGTACGGGTCCCGCCCCTCCGTCTGCCCGGTCCGCACCTGGCAGGCATGGAAGGACGCGGCCGCACTGGACGACCCCGACAGCCCGGCGTGGCTCCGACTGCACTCCCGCCGGCACACCGTCCAAGAGGGCGGTCTCAGCCCCGAGGGCATCGGCGACGTCATCACCCGCGCCGGCGAACGCGCCGGAATCGAAATCCGCTTCACCGGCCACAGCCCCCGCCGCGGTCTCGCCACATCCTCACGCCTCAAGGGCCACGACCAGATCGTCATCGCCAAACAGGGCGGCTGGGCCCCCCACTCCAAAGTCCTCGCCGGCTACCTCGAAGTCGTCGACCAGTGGGAGGACAACGCGTTGTTGGGGGTGCTGTAG
- a CDS encoding outer membrane protein assembly factor BamB family protein, protein MAQRVIAGRYELQQLLGRGGMGEVWVARDGVMQRLVAVKLLQAHLGTTEGEELFFREARTAGTLSHPGIVTVHDLGRDRDGTLYLVMENVPGQNLAVVLGKGLPPVGDVLAWTTQAADALYAAHTVRIVHRDLKPANLMLTPAGGVKILDFGIARYISTRTMASRVIGTVAYMPPERLLGKVGDIRGDLYALGCVLYELLTGRTPFGDLDTPALMYAHVNTPPAPPSSHRPGLSPHLDALLVELLAKMPGDRPASAADVRDRLHHLPASSPPGPPPTPRAEPDYRNGGTVTGGLRPPPARPTMAKPSHQPWTHTTIGPVRTTPAVVDGTVYIGSYDKKVYALDAVTGTPRWTHTTSSGFWARLAERVVSSPVVVDGTVYIGSGDKKVYALDAATGTPRWTHTAGDWVLSSPTVVDGTVYVGSDDCRVYALDAATGTPRWTHTAGGWVRSSPTVVDGTVYVGSNDCRVYALDAATGTPRWTHKAGGWVRSSPTVVDGTVYVGSNNCRVYALDAATGTPRWTYTTGGGVLSSPTVVDGTIYVGSCDGKVYALDAATGIPRWMHTTGSGVYSSPTVVDGTVYVGSDDKKVYAVDAATGIPRWIHTTGGEVRSSPVVVDGIVYIGSDDRKVYAVDAATGRASAS, encoded by the coding sequence GTGGCGCAGCGGGTGATCGCGGGCAGGTATGAGCTGCAGCAGTTGCTGGGGCGGGGCGGGATGGGGGAGGTGTGGGTGGCCCGCGACGGCGTGATGCAGCGTTTGGTGGCGGTCAAATTGCTCCAGGCGCATCTCGGGACGACCGAAGGTGAAGAGCTGTTCTTCCGGGAGGCCCGTACGGCGGGGACGTTAAGTCACCCGGGGATCGTGACCGTCCACGATCTCGGACGGGACCGTGACGGCACGCTCTACCTCGTGATGGAGAACGTTCCCGGGCAGAACCTGGCCGTTGTGCTGGGAAAGGGCCTGCCGCCGGTCGGGGACGTCCTGGCGTGGACCACGCAGGCCGCCGACGCGTTGTACGCGGCGCACACCGTGCGAATCGTGCACCGTGACCTCAAGCCCGCCAACCTCATGCTCACCCCGGCGGGCGGCGTCAAGATCCTAGACTTCGGAATCGCCCGCTACATCTCCACCCGAACCATGGCCAGCCGCGTCATTGGCACGGTCGCCTACATGCCGCCTGAGCGGCTCTTGGGCAAGGTCGGCGACATCCGCGGGGACCTGTATGCGCTGGGCTGCGTGCTGTACGAGCTGCTGACCGGTCGCACCCCGTTTGGTGACCTCGACACCCCAGCCCTCATGTACGCCCATGTAAACACCCCGCCCGCACCACCCTCAAGCCACCGTCCCGGCCTGTCGCCGCATCTCGACGCGCTACTGGTCGAACTCCTTGCCAAGATGCCGGGCGACCGGCCCGCCAGTGCCGCCGATGTCCGTGACCGCCTCCACCACCTGCCCGCGTCTTCGCCTCCCGGACCACCGCCGACCCCGCGCGCAGAGCCGGACTACCGGAATGGCGGCACTGTCACCGGAGGTCTCCGGCCTCCACCGGCTCGGCCCACCATGGCGAAGCCCTCCCATCAGCCCTGGACGCACACCACCATCGGCCCGGTCCGGACGACGCCAGCGGTCGTGGACGGCACGGTCTACATCGGCAGCTACGACAAGAAGGTGTACGCACTGGACGCGGTCACCGGCACCCCCCGCTGGACCCACACCACAAGCAGCGGCTTCTGGGCGCGGCTCGCCGAAAGGGTCGTTTCGTCGCCGGTGGTCGTGGACGGCACGGTCTACATCGGCAGCGGCGACAAGAAGGTGTACGCGCTGGACGCGGCTACCGGCACCCCCCGCTGGACCCACACGGCCGGCGACTGGGTCCTTTCGTCGCCGACGGTCGTGGACGGCACCGTCTACGTCGGCAGCGACGACTGCAGGGTGTACGCGCTGGACGCGGCCACCGGCACCCCCCGTTGGACCCACACGGCCGGCGGCTGGGTCCGTTCGTCGCCGACGGTCGTGGACGGCACCGTCTACGTCGGTAGCAACGACTGCAGGGTGTACGCGCTGGACGCGGCCACCGGCACCCCCCGTTGGACCCACAAGGCCGGCGGCTGGGTCCGTTCGTCGCCGACGGTCGTGGACGGCACCGTCTACGTCGGTAGCAACAACTGCAGGGTGTACGCGCTGGACGCGGCCACCGGCACCCCCCGCTGGACCTACACCACCGGCGGCGGGGTCCTTTCGTCGCCGACGGTCGTGGACGGCACCATCTACGTCGGCAGCTGCGACGGGAAGGTGTATGCGCTCGATGCGGCCACCGGCATCCCCCGCTGGATGCACACCACCGGCAGCGGGGTCTATTCGTCCCCGACGGTCGTGGACGGCACCGTCTACGTCGGTAGCGACGACAAGAAGGTGTACGCGGTCGACGCGGCCACCGGCATCCCCCGCTGGATCCACACCACCGGCGGCGAGGTCCGCTCATCGCCGGTGGTCGTGGACGGCATCGTGTACATCGGCAGCGACGACAGGAAGGTGTACGCGGTCGACGCGGCCACCGGTCGGGCCAGCGCCTCGTGA